The proteins below are encoded in one region of Ereboglobus luteus:
- the ftsH gene encoding ATP-dependent zinc metalloprotease FtsH: MPEPKNDKKRRPLKSLPPEGFQPKVWIIWFGLIAACAALYMVGGRMGNSGETAKLNIQQVVNLTQVNQIKSGVIEPKLAGGRDWMTISGELIQDAKLPEGLTLKPGAPKPTRFVAEGRLTDKNLEVLQHSGLYTEKQSTSWFETIGSQLLMFGVLIAVIYFLFFRQLRNAGKGAMSFGKSRAKLLTRDRDKITFAEVAGCDEAKEEVSEVVDFLKDPKKFTRMGGKIPKGILMVGPPGTGKTLLAKAVAGEADVPFFSISGSDFVEMFVGVGASRVRDMFEQGRKNAPCLIFIDEIDAVGRQRGAGLGGGNDEREQTLNSLLVEMDGFDTTEGVIIIAATNRPDVLDQALLRPGRFDRQVHVDLPDLIGREQILRVHARKISLSDDVDLNAIARGTSGLSGADLANLLNEGTLLAARRNKKRVEMVDIIDARDKVIWGRERRKLMDDEEKKSTAWHEAGHAVLQAILDDGTLPIYKATILPRGRALGFVATLPTKDIRSMSKKRLLDYICMAMGGRIAEKLVTHEISTGAAADIKQATSTARSMVCDYGMSDLGPIALGQDQDTVFLGRDITRSQHISEDTARKVDDAISQIISIQYDRAETIINEHREALDKIAQALIEYETLEGKHIMEILQHGEIKSPVINESMSKPAEKTAEPKPAPTKPASDDGGLPKTAPNPA, from the coding sequence ATGCCAGAACCTAAAAACGACAAAAAACGCCGTCCCCTGAAAAGTCTTCCGCCGGAAGGCTTCCAGCCGAAGGTCTGGATCATTTGGTTCGGCCTCATTGCCGCATGCGCAGCCCTTTACATGGTTGGCGGGCGCATGGGTAACAGCGGTGAAACTGCCAAGCTCAACATTCAACAGGTCGTCAATCTTACCCAGGTAAACCAGATCAAGAGCGGTGTCATCGAGCCCAAGCTCGCCGGCGGACGCGATTGGATGACAATCAGCGGCGAGCTCATTCAGGACGCCAAACTCCCCGAGGGTCTCACGCTGAAACCCGGCGCGCCCAAGCCCACCCGCTTCGTTGCCGAAGGCCGGCTCACCGACAAAAATCTCGAAGTCCTCCAGCACTCCGGCCTCTACACCGAGAAACAAAGCACGAGCTGGTTCGAGACAATCGGCTCGCAACTGCTCATGTTCGGCGTGTTGATCGCCGTCATCTATTTCCTCTTTTTCCGCCAGCTCCGCAACGCGGGCAAAGGCGCGATGAGTTTTGGCAAAAGCCGCGCCAAGCTCCTCACGCGCGATCGCGACAAAATCACCTTTGCCGAAGTCGCCGGTTGCGACGAGGCCAAGGAGGAAGTTTCCGAGGTTGTCGATTTTCTGAAGGACCCGAAAAAGTTCACCCGCATGGGCGGCAAGATTCCGAAGGGCATCCTCATGGTCGGCCCTCCGGGCACGGGCAAAACGCTTCTCGCCAAGGCCGTCGCGGGCGAGGCCGATGTGCCGTTCTTCTCGATCAGCGGCTCGGACTTCGTCGAAATGTTTGTCGGCGTAGGCGCCAGCCGCGTGCGCGACATGTTTGAGCAAGGCCGCAAAAACGCGCCCTGCCTCATCTTCATCGACGAAATCGACGCCGTCGGACGCCAGCGCGGCGCGGGTCTTGGCGGCGGCAACGACGAGCGCGAGCAAACACTCAACTCGCTCCTCGTCGAGATGGACGGTTTCGACACCACGGAAGGCGTTATCATCATCGCCGCGACCAACCGTCCCGATGTTCTCGACCAGGCGCTCCTGCGCCCCGGACGTTTCGACCGCCAGGTGCATGTCGATTTGCCCGACCTGATTGGCCGCGAGCAAATCCTGCGCGTGCACGCCCGCAAGATTTCCCTCTCCGACGACGTCGATCTCAACGCCATCGCGCGCGGCACCTCCGGACTTTCCGGCGCCGATCTCGCCAATCTTCTTAACGAAGGCACTCTCCTTGCCGCCCGTCGCAACAAGAAACGCGTCGAGATGGTCGACATCATCGACGCGCGCGACAAGGTCATCTGGGGCCGCGAACGCCGCAAATTGATGGATGACGAGGAGAAAAAATCCACCGCCTGGCACGAGGCCGGCCACGCCGTTCTCCAAGCCATCCTCGACGACGGCACACTCCCCATCTACAAGGCCACGATTTTGCCGCGCGGGCGCGCGCTTGGTTTTGTCGCCACGCTTCCCACCAAGGACATTCGTTCCATGTCCAAAAAACGCCTGCTCGATTACATCTGCATGGCGATGGGCGGGCGTATTGCCGAAAAACTTGTGACCCATGAAATCAGCACCGGCGCCGCCGCGGACATCAAGCAGGCGACCTCCACCGCGCGCTCCATGGTTTGCGATTACGGCATGAGCGATCTCGGCCCCATCGCGCTCGGGCAGGATCAGGACACTGTTTTTCTCGGGCGCGACATCACGCGCTCGCAGCACATCAGCGAGGACACCGCCCGCAAGGTTGACGACGCCATCTCGCAAATCATCTCGATTCAATACGACCGCGCCGAAACGATCATCAACGAGCACCGCGAGGCGCTCGACAAAATCGCGCAGGCCCTCATCGAATACGAGACGCTTGAGGGCAAGCACATCATGGAAATCCTGCAGCACGGAGAAATCAAATCCCCCGTGATCAACGAATCCATGTCGAAACCCGCGGAAAAAACCGCCGAGCCAAAACCCGCGCCCACAAAGCCCGCCTCCGACGATGGCGGCCTGCCCAAAACCGCGCCCAACCCGGCGTAA
- a CDS encoding 4Fe-4S dicluster domain-containing protein: MPPRKNAKSPSPAKGSSTLRRLRVVAASACLLIALAALIDFRDIVPNHLKHVFTSIQFVPSAITFVTAFHATALACLLILALTFAFGRVYCSVICPLGILQDVISRISAKIRRKPPYKLPAKKAHNTLRHAILAVTLLAIVAGWGGVALAWLDPYSNFGRFASTLFRPLAVVANNIAATIATALGHPAAIPQVNVSFAAAGALLPPLLIFIAVAIMASVRGRLWCNTVCPVGTLLGLVSRRALWRISIDKTACVKCGDCLRACKAQCIDLRAGEIDFSRCVACYDCISVCDEGGVKYRWHGVSARREPKGAPKTASRIPNSIARPPPDANRRAFISTATFGALTAIGATALSASRDLAQNGAQQGTGPKGPGQHGQGRGRKRDFSKLDNPGVVAPPGAQSVARILSQCTACQLCVSACPSHVLEPAFLEYGNLAGLMKPRLNFDKSFCNFDCTVCSDVCPDGTILPLARDAKHTTRIGLAYTAHPRCIILKDGTACGACAEHCPTGALQMKKPPGHAEAVPLVDPHYCIGCGACQYACPVTPKAIVISGIEKHETAEKLVQEQVAPTTTDDFAF, translated from the coding sequence GTGCCTCCCCGAAAAAACGCAAAATCCCCCTCCCCCGCCAAAGGCAGTTCCACGCTCCGACGTCTGCGCGTCGTCGCGGCGTCCGCGTGCCTCCTGATCGCGCTCGCCGCGCTCATCGATTTCCGCGACATCGTCCCCAACCACCTCAAGCACGTCTTCACGTCGATCCAGTTCGTGCCCTCGGCGATCACGTTCGTGACCGCCTTCCACGCCACCGCGCTCGCGTGCCTGCTCATCCTCGCGCTCACGTTTGCGTTCGGACGCGTCTATTGCTCGGTGATTTGCCCGCTCGGAATTTTGCAGGATGTCATTTCGCGCATCTCCGCAAAAATCCGTCGCAAGCCGCCCTACAAGCTCCCTGCAAAAAAAGCGCACAACACGCTTCGCCACGCAATCCTCGCCGTCACGCTCCTCGCCATTGTCGCCGGCTGGGGCGGTGTCGCGCTCGCGTGGCTCGACCCCTACAGCAATTTCGGACGCTTCGCATCGACGCTCTTCCGGCCACTCGCGGTTGTAGCCAACAACATCGCCGCCACTATCGCCACCGCGCTCGGCCACCCCGCCGCCATTCCGCAAGTCAACGTCAGCTTCGCCGCCGCGGGCGCGCTCCTGCCCCCACTCCTCATTTTCATCGCCGTCGCGATCATGGCCTCCGTGCGCGGACGCCTCTGGTGCAACACCGTTTGCCCCGTCGGCACGCTACTCGGCCTCGTCTCGCGCCGCGCGCTCTGGCGCATCAGCATCGACAAGACGGCCTGCGTGAAATGCGGCGACTGCCTGCGCGCCTGCAAGGCGCAGTGCATCGACCTGCGCGCCGGCGAGATCGATTTCTCGCGCTGCGTCGCCTGCTACGATTGCATTTCCGTGTGCGACGAGGGCGGCGTGAAATACCGCTGGCACGGCGTGTCCGCGCGACGGGAGCCGAAGGGTGCGCCAAAAACCGCATCCCGCATTCCCAATTCCATCGCCCGCCCGCCGCCTGATGCCAACCGCCGCGCATTCATTTCCACGGCCACCTTCGGCGCGCTCACAGCCATCGGGGCGACGGCGCTGTCCGCCTCGCGCGACCTTGCGCAAAACGGCGCGCAGCAAGGAACGGGGCCGAAAGGCCCAGGACAGCACGGACAGGGACGCGGACGAAAGCGCGATTTTTCAAAACTCGACAACCCCGGAGTGGTCGCTCCGCCCGGCGCTCAAAGCGTCGCGCGCATCCTCTCGCAATGCACCGCGTGCCAGCTCTGCGTGAGCGCGTGCCCGAGCCATGTGCTCGAACCCGCGTTTCTCGAATACGGAAACCTCGCCGGGCTCATGAAGCCGCGCCTCAATTTTGACAAGAGCTTCTGCAATTTCGACTGCACCGTCTGCTCCGACGTCTGCCCCGATGGAACGATCCTGCCCCTTGCCAGGGACGCCAAGCACACCACGCGCATCGGCCTCGCCTACACTGCGCACCCGCGCTGCATCATTCTCAAGGACGGCACCGCCTGCGGCGCCTGCGCCGAGCACTGCCCCACCGGGGCGTTGCAAATGAAAAAGCCACCCGGCCACGCCGAGGCCGTGCCCCTGGTTGATCCGCACTACTGCATCGGATGCGGCGCGTGCCAATACGCCTGTCCGGTGACGCCGAAGGCGATTGTCATAAGCGGAATCGAAAAACACGAAACCGCCGAAAAACTTGTGCAGGAGCAGGTCGCCCCCACGACGACCGACGATTTTGCGTTCTGA
- a CDS encoding DUF362 domain-containing protein, with product MDTRRDFIKKGLVAGATAATLPSLGSLVAAGAPASGGAPDLITVKGEDRVAMLDRALEAFGGIGAFVKKGQKVVIKPNIAWDKPPELCANTHPDIVARLVTLCLGAGASEVSVFDNTCDKWDKSYKTSGIADAARAAGARVLPANADSYYRDVEIPGGVSIKKVKVHTAVLDSDVFINVPVLKHHGGATMTACMKNLMGIVSKADQSSYHRNGLHQCIADILRFKKPDLNILDAFSPMMRNGPKGVTVADLDTSVKQLLISRDIVAIDAAASRIMGHKRDIEHVRIAAEAGHGRNNLGELKIERVRMTA from the coding sequence ATGGATACACGTCGCGATTTTATTAAAAAAGGCCTCGTGGCCGGCGCAACCGCCGCCACCCTTCCCTCCCTCGGCAGCCTCGTCGCCGCCGGCGCACCGGCCTCCGGAGGCGCCCCCGACCTCATCACCGTCAAGGGCGAGGATCGCGTTGCCATGCTCGACCGCGCGCTTGAGGCGTTCGGCGGCATCGGCGCCTTCGTCAAGAAGGGCCAGAAAGTCGTCATCAAGCCCAACATCGCCTGGGACAAACCGCCCGAACTCTGCGCCAACACCCACCCCGACATCGTCGCGCGGCTCGTCACGCTCTGCCTCGGGGCCGGCGCGAGCGAGGTTTCCGTTTTCGACAACACCTGCGACAAGTGGGACAAATCCTACAAAACCAGCGGCATCGCCGACGCCGCCCGGGCCGCCGGCGCGCGCGTGCTCCCCGCCAATGCCGACTCGTATTACCGCGATGTCGAAATCCCCGGCGGCGTTTCGATCAAAAAGGTGAAAGTCCACACCGCCGTTCTCGACAGCGATGTCTTCATCAACGTCCCCGTGCTCAAGCACCACGGCGGCGCCACCATGACCGCTTGCATGAAAAACCTCATGGGCATCGTCTCGAAGGCCGACCAGAGCTCGTATCACCGCAACGGCCTGCACCAGTGCATCGCCGACATCCTCCGTTTTAAAAAACCCGACCTCAACATCCTCGACGCATTCAGCCCGATGATGCGCAACGGCCCCAAGGGCGTCACCGTCGCCGACCTCGACACGAGCGTGAAACAACTTCTCATCTCGCGCGATATCGTGGCAATCGACGCCGCCGCCTCGCGCATCATGGGACACAAGCGCGACATTGAGCACGTGCGCATCGCCGCCGAGGCCGGACACGGCCGCAACAATCTCGGCGAACTGAAAATCGAACGCGTGCGAATGACCGCGTAA
- a CDS encoding type VI secretion system Vgr family protein has translation MSEYTQDNRLLRITTPIGKDKLLIKSIRGIERLSTLFEYEAFLLSEDNDIDYKDILGKDVTVEIESAIKDGGTRYINGIVRTFGRTGSTGTLACYVAVIVPKLWLTSLTTDCRIFQKKDAKSILSDIIKTDAGISDYKDSASDSGTTERPYCVQYRETDFAFASRLMEEEGIYYHFEHADGKHTLVLCDSPGSHSDATAAATISFHNKRLIRSEQGIQTWGARNDAVPGNYVLADYNYKSPSTVLRSNATESRGYTGDDAEMFDYPGIFAESTDGDKLAKIRLGAHQANHNTYTGTTTAVTLSTGTTFSLENHPNTAFNKKYLVIENEIFAENPPFTDGEPPSEASFQSRLTAILADQQYRAPQRTPVPDLRGPHSAIVTGADDDEIHTDEYGCVKVRFHWDRDDEKKGEDSTVYLRTAQMWTGKNFGTLFIPRVGQEVIVEFLDGHPDRPVITGCLYNAENLPPYALPDHKTRSTIKTHSTPEGEVYNEVRFEDKKDEEQLLIHAGKDHEITTANDRVEHVGNDTHLTVINDRLELIHKDHHEAIGGMHKLSIGAGAEGVEGADGQTKGEVEEGGGQHIMIKGPRVIEIGGKSSLKVAEDVAETFEKNHATAVTEQRYLKAKEIVLEAEENLTLHVGDHFIAITSDGIKISTTADIAINGDGSIANTSGGDITSEAGGKFGVTSTGDTTIEATGNFSAKGTAGAAVESDMNTDITAGINLTLEGTAKAAMHGAMAEVKSDAILTIQGSMVNIN, from the coding sequence ATGTCCGAATACACACAAGACAACCGCCTCCTGCGCATCACCACGCCGATCGGCAAGGACAAGCTCCTCATCAAAAGTATCCGCGGCATCGAACGCCTCAGCACGCTCTTTGAATACGAGGCCTTTCTCCTGAGCGAGGACAACGACATCGACTACAAGGATATCCTTGGCAAGGACGTGACCGTCGAAATCGAAAGCGCCATCAAGGACGGCGGCACCCGCTACATCAACGGCATCGTGCGCACCTTCGGACGCACCGGCTCCACCGGCACCCTCGCTTGTTACGTGGCCGTCATCGTCCCCAAACTTTGGCTCACCTCGCTCACCACCGACTGCCGCATCTTTCAAAAAAAGGACGCCAAATCCATCCTCTCCGACATCATCAAAACCGACGCCGGCATAAGCGACTACAAGGACAGCGCCTCCGACTCCGGCACCACCGAGCGCCCCTATTGCGTCCAATACCGCGAAACCGACTTCGCCTTCGCCTCCCGCCTTATGGAGGAGGAGGGCATCTATTACCACTTTGAACACGCCGACGGAAAACACACGCTCGTGCTCTGCGACTCCCCCGGCTCGCACTCCGACGCAACCGCCGCTGCCACCATCTCCTTTCACAACAAGCGCCTCATACGCAGCGAACAAGGCATCCAGACTTGGGGAGCGCGCAACGATGCTGTTCCCGGCAACTACGTCCTCGCCGACTACAACTACAAAAGCCCCTCCACCGTCCTCCGCTCCAACGCCACCGAAAGCCGCGGCTACACAGGCGACGACGCGGAAATGTTCGACTACCCCGGTATTTTCGCCGAAAGCACCGACGGCGACAAACTCGCCAAAATCCGCCTCGGCGCGCACCAGGCCAACCACAACACCTATACCGGCACCACCACCGCAGTCACACTCTCCACCGGCACCACTTTCTCCCTCGAAAACCACCCAAACACCGCCTTCAACAAAAAATACCTCGTCATCGAAAACGAAATTTTCGCCGAAAATCCCCCGTTCACCGACGGCGAGCCCCCTTCCGAGGCGAGCTTCCAGTCCCGCCTCACCGCCATCCTTGCCGACCAACAATACCGCGCCCCTCAACGCACCCCGGTCCCCGACCTACGCGGCCCGCACTCCGCCATCGTCACCGGGGCCGACGACGACGAAATCCACACCGACGAATACGGCTGCGTCAAAGTCCGCTTCCACTGGGATCGCGACGACGAGAAAAAAGGAGAGGACAGCACCGTATACCTCCGCACCGCGCAAATGTGGACCGGCAAAAACTTCGGCACCCTCTTTATCCCCCGCGTCGGCCAGGAAGTCATAGTTGAATTCCTCGACGGCCACCCCGACCGCCCCGTCATCACCGGCTGCCTCTACAACGCCGAAAACCTTCCCCCTTACGCCCTCCCCGACCACAAGACCCGCTCCACAATCAAAACCCACTCCACCCCCGAGGGCGAGGTTTACAACGAAGTCCGCTTCGAGGACAAAAAAGACGAGGAACAACTCCTCATCCACGCCGGCAAGGATCACGAAATCACCACCGCCAACGACCGCGTCGAGCACGTCGGCAACGACACCCACCTCACTGTCATCAACGACCGTCTCGAACTCATCCACAAGGACCATCACGAAGCCATCGGCGGCATGCACAAACTCAGCATCGGTGCCGGCGCCGAGGGCGTCGAGGGAGCCGACGGCCAGACAAAAGGCGAAGTCGAGGAAGGCGGCGGCCAGCACATCATGATCAAAGGCCCCCGCGTCATCGAAATCGGCGGTAAATCCTCGCTCAAAGTCGCCGAGGACGTCGCCGAGACATTCGAGAAAAACCATGCCACCGCCGTCACCGAGCAACGCTACCTCAAGGCCAAGGAAATCGTGCTCGAAGCCGAGGAAAACCTCACGCTCCACGTCGGCGACCATTTTATAGCGATTACCTCCGACGGCATCAAAATCAGCACCACCGCCGACATCGCCATCAACGGCGACGGCAGCATCGCCAACACCAGCGGAGGCGACATCACCAGCGAGGCCGGCGGCAAATTTGGAGTCACCTCCACAGGTGACACCACCATCGAGGCCACGGGCAACTTCAGCGCCAAGGGCACGGCAGGCGCGGCCGTCGAATCCGACATGAACACCGACATCACAGCCGGCATAAACCTCACCCTCGAAGGCACCGCAAAAGCCGCGATGCACGGAGCCATGGCCGAGGTCAAATCCGACGCCATCCTCACCATCCAAGGCTCCATGGTGAACATCAACTGA